One Gloeothece verrucosa PCC 7822 DNA window includes the following coding sequences:
- the tmk gene encoding dTMP kinase, with protein sequence MNKLFIVLEGIDGSGTSTQATLLKDYFIQKGDKAVISPEPTNGVIGKMIREAMQKPIILMEDKQSFDQQMAYLFAADRHYHLYNDLDGVFKLIQDGSHLITTRYYFSSLAYNCHTPEEFKFVRQLNERFPNPDLVIYIDIPVEVSLERLQERTIIDVYENSEKLIQVRNNYQNIFETYEGLLLKVDGTAEINQVHDKIIEFLEKQFT encoded by the coding sequence ATGAACAAGTTATTTATTGTATTAGAAGGAATTGATGGTTCTGGAACATCCACCCAAGCAACTTTATTAAAAGACTATTTTATCCAGAAGGGAGATAAGGCGGTTATTAGTCCTGAACCCACTAATGGAGTTATTGGTAAAATGATTCGGGAAGCCATGCAAAAACCTATTATTTTGATGGAAGATAAGCAGTCATTTGATCAACAGATGGCTTATTTGTTTGCGGCTGATCGTCATTACCATTTATATAATGATCTAGATGGGGTTTTTAAGCTTATCCAAGACGGATCTCATCTGATTACTACTCGCTATTATTTTTCTTCTTTAGCTTATAATTGTCATACCCCAGAAGAATTTAAGTTTGTTCGCCAGTTAAATGAACGGTTTCCTAATCCAGATTTAGTCATTTATATAGATATTCCGGTTGAGGTGTCTTTAGAGAGATTACAAGAAAGAACCATTATTGATGTTTATGAAAATTCCGAAAAATTGATACAAGTTAGAAATAATTATCAAAATATATTTGAAACTTATGAAGGTTTATTATTAAAAGTTGATGGAACCGCCGAGATCAATCAAGTTCATGATAAAATTATTGAGTTTCTCGAAAAACAGTTCACCTAA